The following are from one region of the Channa argus isolate prfri chromosome 6, Channa argus male v1.0, whole genome shotgun sequence genome:
- the LOC137129227 gene encoding cell adhesion molecule 2-like isoform X5 codes for MIVKQRLIFILYSLCASVFKALRDNRIELLRASWQELTIRIRDVSLSDEGQYTCSLFTMPVKTTKAFLTVLGVPERPEITGFTKPATEGDIITLTCTTSGSKPAANIRWFRNDKEVQGTKEVNATGKSFTVRSSLQFQVDKRDNGAAYTCSVEHVSLASPYMTTEVLEVHYAPHLEITHSLIIPQEGQYFKLECVSIGNPIPEPVLWSKDGGDLPDIERMIVEGRELTIMTLNKTDNGTYRCEASNHLGTSSAEYILFVYAKDFPGPTTDPNALGPHGPDHALIGGVVAVVVFITLCLIIVLGRYLARHKGTYLTHEAKGAEDAPDADTAIINAEGNHVHAEEKKEYFI; via the exons CTCTGAGAGACAACAGAATTGAACTGCTGCGAGCCTCATGGCAGGAGCTCACCATCAGAATCAGAGACGTCAGCCTGTCGGACGAGGGCCAGTACACCTGCTCGCTCTTCACCATGCCTGTCAAGACCACCAAGGCCTTTCTCACTGTTCTGG GAGTACCAGAACGACCGGAGATCACAGGATTCACCAAGCCTGCCACCGAGGGGGATATAATAACCCTGACATGCACCACATCGGGCAGCAAACCGGCTGCCAACATCCGGTGGTTCCGAAACGACAAAGAGGTCCAAG GCACTAAGGAGGTGAATGCCACAGGAAAATCATTCACGGTGAGGAGTAGTCTCCAGTTCCAGGTGGACAAACGGGACAATGGCGCTGCCTACACCTGCAGCGTGGAGCATGTGTCTCTGGCCAGCCCCTACATGACAACTGAGGTCCTGGAGGTCCACT ATGCTCCCCATCTGGAGATCACACATTCACTGATTATTCCACAAGAAGGCCAATACTTCAAATTGGAGTGTGTTTCCATAGGCAACCCAAT ACCTGAACCAGTGTTGTGGTCTAAAGATGGAGGAGACCTGCCAGACATTGAGCGTATGATTGTGGAGGGCAGGGAGCTAACCATCATGACactaaacaaaacagacaatggCACATACCGCTGTGAGGCCAGCAACCACCTGGGGACCAGCAGTGCAGAATATATACTGTTTGTATATG CCAAAGACTTCCCAGGGCCTACAACAG ATCCTAATGCTTTAGGACCACACGGACCTGACCACGCCTTAATCGGGGGTGTTGTTGCCGTCGTGGTCTTCATCACCTTGTGTTTGATAATTGTTCTTGGGAGATATCTGGCCAGACATAAAG GGACGTATTTAACGCACGAGGCCAAAGGAGCAGAAGATGCCCCCGACGCAGACACAGCCATCATCAACGCTGAGGGAAACCATGTGCatgcagaagaaaagaaagagtaCTTCATTTAG
- the LOC137129227 gene encoding cell adhesion molecule 2-like isoform X4, with the protein MIVKQRLIFILYSLCASVFKVAGTKSKAKALRDNRIELLRASWQELTIRIRDVSLSDEGQYTCSLFTMPVKTTKAFLTVLGVPERPEITGFTKPATEGDIITLTCTTSGSKPAANIRWFRNDKEVQGTKEVNATGKSFTVRSSLQFQVDKRDNGAAYTCSVEHVSLASPYMTTEVLEVHYAPHLEITHSLIIPQEGQYFKLECVSIGNPIPEPVLWSKDGGDLPDIERMIVEGRELTIMTLNKTDNGTYRCEASNHLGTSSAEYILFVYAKDFPGPTTDPNALGPHGPDHALIGGVVAVVVFITLCLIIVLGRYLARHKGTYLTHEAKGAEDAPDADTAIINAEGNHVHAEEKKEYFI; encoded by the exons CTCTGAGAGACAACAGAATTGAACTGCTGCGAGCCTCATGGCAGGAGCTCACCATCAGAATCAGAGACGTCAGCCTGTCGGACGAGGGCCAGTACACCTGCTCGCTCTTCACCATGCCTGTCAAGACCACCAAGGCCTTTCTCACTGTTCTGG GAGTACCAGAACGACCGGAGATCACAGGATTCACCAAGCCTGCCACCGAGGGGGATATAATAACCCTGACATGCACCACATCGGGCAGCAAACCGGCTGCCAACATCCGGTGGTTCCGAAACGACAAAGAGGTCCAAG GCACTAAGGAGGTGAATGCCACAGGAAAATCATTCACGGTGAGGAGTAGTCTCCAGTTCCAGGTGGACAAACGGGACAATGGCGCTGCCTACACCTGCAGCGTGGAGCATGTGTCTCTGGCCAGCCCCTACATGACAACTGAGGTCCTGGAGGTCCACT ATGCTCCCCATCTGGAGATCACACATTCACTGATTATTCCACAAGAAGGCCAATACTTCAAATTGGAGTGTGTTTCCATAGGCAACCCAAT ACCTGAACCAGTGTTGTGGTCTAAAGATGGAGGAGACCTGCCAGACATTGAGCGTATGATTGTGGAGGGCAGGGAGCTAACCATCATGACactaaacaaaacagacaatggCACATACCGCTGTGAGGCCAGCAACCACCTGGGGACCAGCAGTGCAGAATATATACTGTTTGTATATG CCAAAGACTTCCCAGGGCCTACAACAG ATCCTAATGCTTTAGGACCACACGGACCTGACCACGCCTTAATCGGGGGTGTTGTTGCCGTCGTGGTCTTCATCACCTTGTGTTTGATAATTGTTCTTGGGAGATATCTGGCCAGACATAAAG GGACGTATTTAACGCACGAGGCCAAAGGAGCAGAAGATGCCCCCGACGCAGACACAGCCATCATCAACGCTGAGGGAAACCATGTGCatgcagaagaaaagaaagagtaCTTCATTTAG